One segment of Thermodesulfobacteriota bacterium DNA contains the following:
- a CDS encoding nucleotidyltransferase family protein gives MTLELSPTQAVLCRLLAGGVPPVADGPALVDLALANGVAPLLHHRLQQATVPLDEAGRQRLALAYMASGARNRQLRQALGALGPLLAEHGQEAVLLKGASLIARLYEDPALRPMNDLDLWVPGPGAFALWQRLVQRGLAVPAVPAAPALSLVEGEVSARMDPARCQRDLGHLSPLWLPAYRLKLDLLPRLDWERSLLSERREQAIWANRQPWPEVPGLALVAPADEPVILLAHLLRHAMSGGFYLLRAVDLVVAWQRPAWRQGFLAIRHRPAVGALALALAALAPGQEQLLAAPPWPARRLFHAAGRGVVPQLADRGWLERRLALLDNVPDGAGRFRYAWSLVFPAPAYMRQQYALRRSLWLPLCYAHRLASRTIMAISSLLAR, from the coding sequence GTGACCTTGGAACTGTCCCCCACCCAGGCCGTCCTGTGCCGCCTCTTGGCTGGCGGCGTGCCGCCCGTGGCCGACGGGCCGGCCCTGGTGGACCTGGCCCTGGCCAACGGTGTCGCCCCTCTTCTCCACCACCGGCTCCAGCAGGCCACCGTGCCCCTTGACGAGGCCGGCCGGCAGCGCCTGGCCCTGGCCTACATGGCCAGCGGCGCCCGCAACCGTCAGCTGCGGCAAGCCCTGGGGGCGCTGGGCCCGCTCCTGGCCGAGCACGGCCAGGAAGCGGTGCTCCTCAAAGGGGCGTCTTTGATCGCCCGGCTGTACGAGGATCCGGCCTTGCGCCCCATGAACGACCTCGATCTCTGGGTCCCGGGGCCGGGGGCTTTCGCCCTGTGGCAGAGGCTGGTCCAGAGGGGTCTGGCCGTGCCCGCGGTGCCGGCCGCGCCCGCCCTGTCCCTGGTCGAGGGCGAGGTGAGCGCCCGGATGGACCCGGCCCGCTGCCAGCGCGATCTGGGACACCTGTCGCCCCTGTGGCTGCCGGCCTATCGCCTCAAGCTGGACCTGCTGCCGCGCCTGGACTGGGAGCGGAGCCTTCTGTCGGAGCGCCGAGAGCAGGCGATCTGGGCCAACCGCCAGCCCTGGCCGGAGGTGCCTGGCCTGGCCCTGGTGGCCCCGGCAGACGAGCCGGTCATCCTCCTTGCCCATCTGCTCCGTCATGCCATGAGTGGCGGCTTCTACCTCCTGCGGGCGGTGGACCTGGTGGTGGCTTGGCAGCGGCCGGCGTGGCGCCAGGGCTTTCTGGCCATCCGTCATCGGCCGGCGGTAGGCGCCCTGGCCCTGGCCTTGGCGGCCCTGGCGCCGGGGCAGGAGCAGCTGCTGGCTGCGCCGCCCTGGCCGGCGAGGCGCCTGTTCCACGCGGCGGGTCGTGGTGTCGTGCCGCAGCTCGCCGATCGGGGCTGGCTGGAGCGGCGCCTGGCCCTGTTGGACAATGTGCCGGATGGCGCCGGCCGCTTCCGCTACGCCTGGTCCCTGGTCTTCCCCGCGCCCGCCTACATGCGGCAGCAGTATGCCCTCCGCCGGTCGCTCTGGCTGCCCCTGTGCTACGCCCACCGGCTGGCCAGCCGAACGATCATGGCCATCAGCTCCCTCCTGGCTCGCTAG
- a CDS encoding transposase, translated as ENSRTPEDIRGVLEHLIAWLAAPEQARIRRAFTVWMRRVLLPGRLPGTIIPEVEDLAEVKSMLAERVKEWTKEWERQGLEKGRLEGRQEGRQEGRLEGRLEGRQEGRQEGRREGEAALLLRMVELKFGPTTDAVRQRLHSAGPEDLAEWSARILTATSLEELFG; from the coding sequence TCGAGAACAGCCGCACCCCGGAGGATATCCGCGGGGTGCTGGAGCACCTGATCGCCTGGTTGGCTGCCCCGGAACAGGCCAGGATCCGCCGGGCCTTCACGGTCTGGATGAGACGGGTCCTGTTGCCCGGCCGCCTGCCGGGGACCATCATCCCGGAAGTCGAGGATCTTGCGGAGGTGAAGAGCATGCTTGCCGAGCGCGTCAAGGAATGGACAAAGGAGTGGGAACGGCAGGGGCTGGAAAAGGGCCGTCTTGAGGGCCGTCAGGAAGGCCGTCAGGAAGGCCGTCTGGAGGGCCGTCTGGAGGGCCGTCAGGAAGGCCGTCAGGAAGGCCGGCGGGAAGGGGAGGCCGCCCTCCTCCTCCGGATGGTCGAGCTGAAGTTCGGCCCCACCACGGATGCGGTGCGGCAGCGGCTCCACTCCGCCGGCCCGGAGGATCTGGCGGAATGGAGCGCCCGGATCCTGACCGCCACTTCCCTGGAGGAGCTGTTCGGCTGA
- a CDS encoding Rpn family recombination-promoting nuclease/putative transposase: MEHDGGYKHLFSHPEMIADLLRGFVREEWVSQLDFSTLERVSGSYVTDDLRQREDDLIWRLRWGKGWLFVYLLIEFQSSVDRFMAVRIMAYLALLYQDIIRQGWLTTAGLLPPVLPVVLYNGDPRWSAATSIQDLITEVPGGLAAYRPEVRYLLLDEGRYSEADLAPLRNLVAALFRLENSRTPEDIRGVLEHLIAWLAAPEQARIRRAFTVWMRRVLLPGRLPGTTIPEVEDLAEVKSMLAERVKEWTKEWERQGLEKGRLEGRQEGRQEGRREGEVALLLRMVELKFGPATDAVRQRLHSAGPEDLAEWSARILTATSLEELFG, encoded by the coding sequence ATGGAGCACGATGGCGGCTACAAGCATCTTTTTTCGCACCCGGAGATGATCGCCGACCTCCTGCGGGGCTTCGTTCGCGAGGAGTGGGTGTCGCAGCTTGATTTTTCCACCCTGGAACGGGTCAGCGGCAGCTACGTCACCGACGATCTGCGGCAGCGGGAGGATGACCTCATCTGGCGGCTGCGCTGGGGCAAAGGGTGGCTGTTTGTGTATCTCCTCATCGAGTTCCAGTCGTCGGTGGACCGGTTCATGGCCGTGCGGATCATGGCCTACCTGGCCCTCCTGTATCAGGACATCATCCGCCAGGGCTGGCTGACCACCGCGGGTCTCCTGCCGCCGGTGCTGCCGGTGGTGCTCTACAACGGTGACCCCCGCTGGTCCGCGGCTACCAGCATCCAGGACCTCATCACCGAGGTTCCCGGTGGCCTGGCGGCCTATCGTCCCGAGGTGCGCTACCTGCTCTTGGACGAGGGGCGCTACAGTGAGGCGGATCTGGCGCCGTTGCGCAACCTGGTGGCGGCCCTGTTCCGTCTCGAGAACAGCCGCACCCCGGAGGATATCCGCGGGGTGCTGGAGCACCTGATCGCCTGGTTGGCTGCCCCGGAACAGGCCAGGATCCGCCGGGCCTTCACGGTCTGGATGAGACGGGTCCTGTTGCCAGGCCGCCTGCCGGGGACCACCATCCCGGAAGTCGAGGATCTTGCGGAGGTGAAGAGCATGCTGGCCGAGCGCGTCAAGGAATGGACAAAGGAGTGGGAACGGCAGGGGTTGGAAAAGGGCCGCCTGGAAGGCCGCCAGGAGGGCCGCCAGGAAGGCCGGCGGGAAGGGGAGGTCGCTCTCCTTCTCCGGATGGTCGAGCTGAAGTTCGGCCCGGCCACGGATGCGGTGCGGCAGCGGCTCCACTCCGCCGGCCCGGAGGATCTGGCGGAATGGAGCGCCCGGATCCTGACCGCCACTTCCCTGGAGGAGCTGTTCGGCTGA
- a CDS encoding PEP-CTERM sorting domain-containing protein — protein MRKKSTLAAVAVCGALLGLGAATAGATTLATDMTVDNGFSLYVSTDPNALGTLVGSGDSWPTTYSFSAIPLTAGVTNYIHVVGVDWGGIAGFIGDFTLSDAGFSFANGTQHLATDTSNWTVYTDGFGGTAGTLTVANGTNGVGPWGWRNDIDANAAWIWTNHGYDVNTTRYFATALQPVPVPASLLLLGSGLAGLLGLRRRQAST, from the coding sequence ATGCGGAAGAAAAGCACCCTTGCAGCTGTCGCGGTCTGCGGCGCCCTCCTCGGCCTGGGAGCCGCCACGGCCGGCGCCACCACCCTGGCCACGGACATGACCGTGGATAACGGCTTCAGCCTGTATGTCAGCACCGACCCCAACGCCCTGGGCACCCTGGTCGGCTCGGGCGACAGCTGGCCGACCACGTACTCCTTCTCGGCCATCCCCCTCACAGCGGGCGTCACCAACTATATCCACGTGGTGGGCGTTGACTGGGGCGGCATTGCCGGCTTCATCGGCGACTTCACCCTCTCCGACGCCGGCTTCTCCTTTGCCAACGGCACGCAGCATCTCGCCACCGACACCAGCAACTGGACGGTCTACACCGATGGCTTCGGCGGCACCGCCGGCACCCTGACCGTGGCCAACGGCACCAATGGCGTCGGCCCCTGGGGGTGGCGCAACGACATCGACGCCAACGCCGCCTGGATCTGGACCAACCACGGTTACGACGTCAACACCACCCGGTATTTCGCGACCGCCCTCCAGCCGGTGCCGGTCCCGGCCTCCCTCCTCCTTCTCGGCTCCGGCCTCGCCGGCCTGCTGGGACTCCGGCGCCGCCAGGCCAGCACCTGA
- a CDS encoding Rpn family recombination-promoting nuclease/putative transposase: MEHDGGYKHLFSHPEMIADLLRGFVREEWVSQLDFSTLERVSGSYVTDDLRQREDDLIWRLRWGKGWLFVYLLIEFQSSVDRFMAVRIMAYLALLYQDIIRQGWLTTAGLLPPVLPVVLYNGDPRWSAATSIQDLITEVPGGLAAYRPEVRYLLLDEGRYSEADLAPLRNLVAALFRLENSRTPEDIRGVLEHLIAWLAAPEQARIRRAFTVWMRRVLLP; this comes from the coding sequence ATGGAGCACGATGGCGGCTACAAGCATCTTTTTTCGCACCCGGAGATGATCGCCGACCTCCTGCGGGGCTTCGTTCGCGAGGAGTGGGTGTCGCAGCTTGATTTTTCCACCCTGGAACGGGTCAGCGGCAGCTACGTCACCGACGATCTGCGGCAGCGGGAGGATGACCTCATCTGGCGGCTGCGCTGGGGCAAAGGGTGGCTGTTTGTGTATCTCCTCATCGAGTTCCAGTCGTCGGTGGACCGGTTCATGGCCGTGCGGATCATGGCCTACCTGGCCCTCCTGTATCAGGACATCATCCGCCAGGGCTGGCTGACCACCGCGGGTCTCCTGCCGCCGGTGCTGCCGGTGGTGCTCTACAACGGTGACCCCCGCTGGTCCGCGGCTACCAGCATCCAGGACCTCATCACCGAGGTTCCCGGTGGCCTGGCGGCCTATCGTCCCGAGGTGCGCTACCTGCTCTTGGACGAGGGGCGCTACAGTGAGGCGGATCTGGCGCCGTTGCGCAACCTGGTGGCGGCCCTGTTCCGTCTCGAGAACAGCCGCACCCCGGAGGATATCCGCGGGGTGCTGGAGCACCTGATCGCCTGGTTGGCTGCCCCGGAACAGGCCAGGATCCGCCGGGCCTTCACGGTCTGGATGAGACGGGTCCTGTTGCC
- a CDS encoding glycosyltransferase, whose amino-acid sequence MAERIAILIPCYNEELTVRAVVHGFRAALPGAAIHVFDNASTDRTAEEARGAGAQVHHVPARGKGCVVRAMFRSVDADLYVMVDGDNTYPPERVAALLEPVRRGEADMVVGARLQQYHEEAFRRLHVSGNRLVVGLINVLFRARLTDALSGYRAFSRRFVKTMPVLSRGFEIETEMTLHALEQGLAIQEVPVPYGSRPAGSHSKLNTYRDGLLLLKTIVSIFKDYRPLLFFSLAGLACLTLGLGFGAIVISEFMATGKVFHPSTAVLAASLFIIGLLSLTTGLILDTVNRRNREQFVLLADHVLAAQEAHGQERRRPSVRP is encoded by the coding sequence ATGGCGGAGCGAATCGCGATTCTCATCCCGTGCTACAACGAGGAGCTGACGGTGCGGGCAGTGGTGCACGGCTTCCGGGCGGCCCTGCCCGGGGCGGCGATCCATGTCTTCGACAACGCCTCCACCGACCGTACCGCGGAAGAGGCCAGAGGCGCCGGTGCCCAGGTCCACCACGTGCCGGCCCGGGGCAAGGGCTGCGTGGTGCGGGCCATGTTCCGCTCGGTGGACGCGGACCTCTACGTCATGGTGGACGGCGACAACACCTACCCGCCGGAACGGGTGGCTGCCCTCCTGGAGCCGGTCCGGCGGGGCGAGGCCGACATGGTGGTGGGGGCGCGGCTGCAGCAGTACCACGAAGAGGCCTTCCGCCGCCTGCATGTCTCCGGCAACCGGCTGGTGGTGGGCCTCATCAACGTCCTCTTCCGGGCCCGGCTTACTGACGCCCTGTCCGGCTACCGGGCCTTCTCCCGCCGGTTCGTCAAGACCATGCCGGTCTTAAGCCGGGGCTTCGAGATCGAAACCGAGATGACCCTCCATGCCCTGGAGCAGGGCCTGGCCATCCAGGAGGTGCCGGTGCCCTACGGCAGCCGGCCGGCGGGCAGCCATTCCAAGCTCAACACTTACCGGGACGGTCTCCTCCTCCTCAAGACCATCGTCTCCATCTTCAAGGACTACCGGCCGCTCCTGTTCTTCAGCCTGGCCGGCCTGGCCTGCCTGACCCTGGGCCTGGGCTTCGGCGCCATCGTCATCAGCGAGTTCATGGCGACAGGAAAGGTCTTCCACCCGTCCACCGCGGTCCTTGCCGCCTCCCTCTTCATCATCGGCCTCCTGTCGCTCACCACCGGCCTCATCCTGGATACGGTCAACCGGCGCAACCGGGAGCAGTTCGTGCTCCTGGCCGACCATGTGCTGGCCGCCCAGGAGGCCCACGGCCAGGAGCGGCGGCGGCCGAGCGTCCGTCCGTAG